The Epinephelus lanceolatus isolate andai-2023 chromosome 21, ASM4190304v1, whole genome shotgun sequence genome has a segment encoding these proteins:
- the spag9b gene encoding C-Jun-amino-terminal kinase-interacting protein 4 isoform X9 codes for MSPGCMLLFVFGFVGGAVVINSAVLVSLSVLLLVHYSVSTGGLPALPSLPSLPRASRKERPISMGIFQLPGTDGMTPELQREPVDTPSEPWRFNNLSHPRSNTSLKDELAGSNRGGSKSSAQTNQGSVSKSGTSSSLQSGGSKSNTLMSSQGGTSKSNTPTSTYSANSQSTTPLSPHDGASTGMSPVSSLGGGSATPLSTAASDVALESVDTPLQEVSDRLNKNLDCNSGKPESSKNIAAVQGGQQGQLGHDGQVSAPLKDGADDLEKSEVQAIIESTPELDMDLDGCKGTSTPTKGGIENLAFDRNTDSLFEELSSAGNDLIGDMDEGADLLGMGREVEHLIHENAQLLETKNALNVVKNDLISQMDELSCEREALRGELNAVTQAKTKLEDKNKELEEEIKKLRTELEDAKQKVKNDNEDDSDVPTAQRKRFTRVEMARVLMERNQYKERLMELQEAVRWTEMIRASKENPALPEKKKSSLWQFFSRLFSSSGGAAKKPAAEAPVNVKYNAPTSQIQPSVKKRSSALQQLPSDKSKAFDFLNEEVAADNVVSRREQKRAQYQQVKAHVQKEDGRVQAYGWSLPKKYKANGGQTESKMKNLPVPVFLRPLDEKDASMKLWCAAGVNLSGGKTRDGGSIVGASVFYSDVPGPETPKRKIGSQSSLEKLDQELKDQQKELKQHDEMSSLVWICTSTQSTTKVVVIDANQPGNILESFFVCNSHVLCIASVPGARETDYPAGEEVAPNSETGPAGDGGSQSTNSSSAGGDGVLGGITVVGCEAEGAAAIPQTAVSSGEDGESESRAAEEATEATEASGGPADQRESLRGVYTEHVFTDPLGAQQTAEAPANYSQRESDLLKDGVSSNPNAEEQDLMREEAQKMSSVLPTMWLGAQNGCVYVHSSVAQWKKCLHSIKLKDSVLGIVHVKGRVLVGLSDGTLAIFHRGVDGQWDLTNYHLLDLGRQHHSIRCMTVVHDKVWCGYRNKIHVVQPKAMKIEKSFDAHPRKDSQVRQLAWDGDGIWVSIRLDSTLRLFHAHTFQHLQDVDIEPYVSKMLGTGKLGFSFVRITALMVSCNRLWIGTGNGVIISIPLTDTNKVTKATSNHPGSVVRVYGDDSSDKVTAGTFVPYCSMAHAQLCFHGHRDAVKFFTAVPGHAVPSASCGVEAAGDKTTDAATQEGTKSMLVMSGGEGYIDFRMGDEDGEAEEGEELTMKLEPSLAKAERSHLIVWQILANED; via the exons ATGAGCCCCGGGTGtatgctgctgtttgtttttggctTTGTAGGGGGAGCGGTGGTCATCAACTCTGCTGTActggtctctctgtctgtgctgctgctggttcaCTACTCTGTCTCTACCGGCGGCTTACCTGCCCTGCCTTCCTTACCCTCCTTACCCAGAGCCAGcag AAAGGAGCGTCCCATCTCCATGGGCATATTCCAGCTTCCTGGGACTGATGGTATGACCCCTGAACTCCAGAGGGAACCCGTGGACACCCCCTCTGAGCCATGGAGATTCAACAACCTTAGCCATCCACGATCCAACACCAGCCTCAAG GATGAATTGGCTGGTTCGAACCGCGGAGGCTCCAAGTCCAGTGCTCAAACCAATCAGGGAAGTGTCTCCAAAAGTGGAACTTCTTCGTCCTTACAAAGCGGAGGTTCCAAATCCAACACCCTCATGTCCTCTCAGGGTGGCACCTCTAAATCAAACACCCCCACATCTACATACAGCGCTAACTCTCAGTCCACCACACCATTATCTCCTCATGATGGAGCATCCACTGGAATGAGTCCTGTGTCCAGTCTAGGTGGAGGGTCTGCAACACCCCTGTCTACTGCTGCTTCTGATGTTGCCTTGGAGTCTGTGGACACGCCCCTGCAGGAAGTTTCAGACAGGCTCAACAAGAACCTGGACTGCAACAGTGGAAAACCAGAGAGCAGTAAGAACATTGCAGCGGTACAAGGAGGACAGCAGGGTCAGCTGGGACATGATGGTCAAGTCTCTGCACCCCTCAAAG ATGGAGCAGACGACCTGGAGAAGTCTGAGGTGCAGGCCATCATTGAGTCCACTCCTGAGCTGGACATGGACCTCGATGGCTGCAAAGGAACGAG CACACCAACTAAAGGTGGCATCGAGAATCTAGCGTTCGACCGCAACACTGACTCTTTGTTTGAGGAGCTGTCATCTGCAGGAAACGACCTGATAGGAGACATGGATGAAGGAGCTGACCTGCTGG gtaTGGGTCGCGAAGTCGAACATCTTATCCATGAGAATGCCCAGCTGCTGGAGACCAA AAATGCTTTGAATGTGGTGAAAAACGACCTGATATCACAAATGGATGAGCTGTCCTGTGAGCGGGAGGCTCTGCGCGGCGAGCTAAATGCCGTCACTCAGGCCAAGACCAAACTGGAGGACAAGAACAAAGAATTAGAGGAAGAAATCAAGAA GCTTCGAACAGAGCTTGAGGACGCGAAACAGAAGGTCAAGAATGACAATGAGGATGAT AGTGACGTGCCCACAGCACAGAGGAAACGCTTCACCAGGGTGGAGATGGCCAGAGTCCTGATGGAGAGGAACCAGTATAAGGAGAGGCTGATGGAGCTGCAGGAGGCTGTCAGATGGACAGAGATGATCAG GGCTTCAAAGGAGAACCCGGCTCttccagagaagaagaaatccAGCCTCTGGCAGTT TTTCAGCCGTTTGTTCAGCTCGTCGGGCGGGGCGGCCAAGAAGCCGGCAGCGGAGGCTCCAGTGAACGTCAAGTACAATGCACCCACCTCTCAGATCCAGCCGTCCGTCAAGAAGAGGAGCAGCGCCCTGCAGCAGCTGCCCAGTGACAAGAGCAAAGCCTTTGATTTCCTCAATGAGGA AGTGGCAGCTGATAATGTGGTGTCCAGGCGGGAGCAGAAGAGGGCTCAGTACCAGCAGGTCAAAGCCCACGTCCAGAAGGAGGATGGCAGAGTGCAGGCTTATGGCTGGAGTCTGCCtaagaaatataaa GCCAACGGTGGTCAGACAGAGAGTAAGATGAAGAATCTACCCGTGCCTGTCTTCCTCAGACCACTGGATGAGAAAGATGCTTCTATGAAG CTGTGGTGTGCTGCTGGTGTGAACCTCTCTGGAGGTAAAACCAGAGACGGAGGCTCCATTGTAGGAGCCAGTGTGTTTTACAGCGATGTGCCTGGACCAGAGACCCCTAAAAGGAAAATCGGATCTCAGAGCAGCCTGGAGAAACTGGATCAAGAACTCAAg GATCAGCAGAAGGAGTTGAAGCAGCACGATGAGATGTCGTCGTTGGTTTGGATCTGTACCAGCACCCAGTCCACCACTAAAGTGGTTGTCATTGATGCCAACCAGCCTGGAAACATCCTGGAGAGCTTCTTCGTGTGTAACTCCCACGTCCTCTGCATCGCCAGTGTTCCAG gtGCAAGAGAGACAGACTACCCGGCTGGTGAGGAAGTAGCTCCAAACTCCGAGACAGGACCAGCAGGGGATGGTGGCTCACAATCGACCAATAGCAGCTCAGCAGGTGGTGATGGTGTGCTTGGAGGCATCACTGTCGTTGGCTGTGAAGCTGAGGGGGCAGCAGCTATTCCACAGACAGCAGTCAGTTCGGGAGAAGACGGAGAGAGCG AATCCAGGGCAGCAGAGGAAGCCACCGAGGCGACAGAGGCCAGCGGAGGGCCTGCTGACCAAAGAGAGAGCCTGAGGGGAGTCTACACCGAGCACGTCTTCACCGATCCACTGGGAGCTCAGCAGACAGCGGAGGCTCCAGCCAACTACTCTCAGAG GGAGAGTGATCTGTTGAAAGATGGTGTGAGTTCAAACCCCAATGCAGAGGAGCAGGACCTGATGAGAGAGGAGGCTCAGAAAATGAGCAGCGTTCTGCCCACTATGTGGCTCGGGGCACAGAATGGATG TGTGTACGTGCACTCCTCTGTGGCTCAGTGGAAGAAGTGTCTCCACTCTATAAAGCTGAAGGACTCTGTGCTCGGCATAGT GCATGTGAAAGGGCGTGTCCTGGTGGGTCTTTCTGATGGCACATTAGCCATTTTCCACAGAGGAGTAG ACGGACAGTGGGACCTGACCAACTATCACCTGTTAGACTTGGGGAGACAACACCACTCTATCCGCTGCATGACTGTCGTACATGACAAGGTGTGGTGTGGCTACAGGAACAAGATCCATGTGGTGCAGCCCAAAGCCATGAAGATAGAG AAGTCATTTGATGCCCACCCTCGTAAGGACAGCCAGGTACGTCAGCTGGCCTGGGATGGTGATGGCATCTGGGTGTCCATCAGACTGGACTCCACTCTCAGGCTGTTCCACGCTCACACCTTCCAGCACCTTCAGGACGTCGACATCGAGCCCTACGTCAGCAAGATGCTGG GTACGGGGAAACTGGGATTCTCATTTGTAAGGATCACAGCTCTCATGGTGTCATGTAATCGCCTGTGGATCGGCACCGGAAATGGAGTCATCATCTCCATTCCTCTGACAGATA CCAACAAGGTAACCAAGGCAACAAGTAACCATCCAGGAAGCGTGGTTCGTGTCTATGGTGATGACAGCAGTGACAAAGTGACAGCAGGGACATTTGTTCCATACTGCTCCATGGCTCACGCTCAGCTCTGTTTCCATGGTCACAGAGACGCTGTCAAGTTCTTCACCGCTGTCCCAG GTCATGCAGTTCCATCTGCGTCCTGTGGAGTCGAGGCAGCAGGTGACAAGACGACAGATGCAGCAACTCAGGAAGGAACCAAGTCCATGCTGGTGATGAGTGGAGGAGAAGGCTACATCGACTTTAGGATGG gtgatGAGGATGGCGAGGCAGAGGAGGGCGAGGAGCTTACCATGAAACTGGAGCCTTCTCTGGCTAAAGCCGAGCGCAGCCACCTCATCGTCTGGCAGATCCTCGCCAATGAGGACTGA